Proteins encoded together in one Corallococcus soli window:
- the tnpA gene encoding IS66 family insertion sequence element accessory protein TnpA, producing MAKQVEKPEWARVAEAFEASGQTQREFALARGMRLSTLQSWVYRRRRAEPAGAEPVRLLPVQVATAPMASESVLEVMAASGARVRFAVGTDVAYVARLVAALGA from the coding sequence ATGGCGAAGCAGGTGGAGAAGCCGGAGTGGGCTCGCGTCGCGGAAGCGTTCGAGGCCAGCGGGCAGACGCAACGGGAGTTCGCGTTGGCGCGGGGCATGCGCCTGAGCACGTTGCAGTCCTGGGTGTACCGGAGGCGGCGGGCCGAGCCGGCGGGAGCCGAGCCGGTGCGACTGTTGCCCGTGCAGGTGGCGACGGCGCCCATGGCATCCGAGTCCGTGCTGGAGGTGATGGCGGCAAGCGGAGCGCGGGTGCGATTCGCCGTTGGGACGGACGTGGCGTACGTGGCGCGACTCGTCGCCGCACTGGGGGCGTGA
- the tnpB gene encoding IS66 family insertion sequence element accessory protein TnpB (TnpB, as the term is used for proteins encoded by IS66 family insertion elements, is considered an accessory protein, since TnpC, encoded by a neighboring gene, is a DDE family transposase.), with amino-acid sequence MFTLPASVRVVLATEPVDMRKSIDGLMALVRTAWGEDVYSGHLFAFVSRRGDRIKVLTWSRGGFVLLYKRLETGRFRLPRVEAEAKAVQLDSTQLAMLLDGIDVAEVKRQPAWTPPGRTGS; translated from the coding sequence GTGTTCACGCTTCCCGCGTCGGTGCGCGTGGTGCTGGCCACCGAGCCGGTGGACATGCGCAAGTCCATCGACGGGCTGATGGCCTTGGTGCGCACGGCCTGGGGTGAAGACGTCTACTCAGGGCACCTCTTCGCCTTCGTCTCGCGCCGAGGTGACCGCATCAAGGTGCTGACGTGGAGCCGGGGCGGCTTCGTGCTGCTGTACAAGCGGCTGGAGACGGGCCGCTTCCGGCTGCCCCGGGTGGAGGCGGAAGCGAAGGCGGTGCAGTTGGACTCGACGCAGTTGGCGATGCTGCTGGACGGCATCGACGTGGCCGAGGTGAAGCGGCAGCCCGCCTGGACGCCGCCCGGCCGCACGGGCAGCTGA
- the tnpC gene encoding IS66 family transposase — translation MPQNHFCPWREEAEELKAEVGRIGGELATLQGQMATLQRHVFGRKAERMPSVASQLRQQAASSEDEAARAAAALQKRRERSARKAQEAPTREVRHAVPPEARHCPACGSEDLKPLGKGRTSVMYEYVPAFFERQVHVQQVLACACGQGVVTAPAPARVVDRGEYGPGFLAHVVTSKCADAMPLHRLAQRIERGGVPMSRSTLTDLFHQSAQVLLPLSTHLLQDIAAAEVVWADETPVRVLDVKKMRQGYLWTFLTQTQQGEWLIGYRFSLGRASTTPKDVLGGTRGALVVDAYTGYNAVTLPEGRVRVGCWAHVRRRFFDALPTAPEAREALDFILALYRVEAQARDAGLVRTDAHRELRQQKSAPVLATLHAWLEEQTPLHPPKGPLGQALSYARRQWDALTRFVSDARLPLDNNRSEAALRKAALGRKNFLFVGHEAAGENLAGLYALVATCEANGVNPEDYLADVLLRVQTHPNARIGELLPHEWKRLRAADAFQRLAS, via the coding sequence CTGCCCCAGAACCACTTCTGCCCCTGGCGGGAAGAAGCCGAGGAACTCAAAGCCGAGGTGGGCCGAATCGGCGGAGAGCTGGCCACGCTCCAAGGGCAGATGGCGACGCTGCAACGCCACGTCTTCGGCAGGAAAGCCGAGCGGATGCCCTCGGTGGCCAGCCAGCTGCGGCAGCAAGCCGCGAGCTCCGAGGATGAAGCAGCGCGTGCAGCCGCGGCCCTGCAGAAGCGGCGCGAGCGCTCGGCGCGCAAGGCCCAGGAGGCCCCGACGCGCGAGGTGCGGCACGCGGTGCCCCCTGAGGCACGCCACTGCCCCGCGTGCGGCAGCGAGGATTTGAAGCCGCTGGGAAAGGGCCGCACCTCGGTGATGTACGAGTACGTGCCCGCCTTCTTCGAGCGCCAGGTGCACGTGCAGCAAGTCCTCGCGTGCGCCTGCGGCCAGGGCGTGGTGACGGCGCCCGCGCCCGCGAGGGTGGTGGACCGGGGCGAGTACGGCCCGGGCTTCCTGGCGCATGTGGTGACGTCCAAGTGCGCCGACGCCATGCCCCTGCACCGCCTGGCCCAGCGAATTGAGCGCGGCGGTGTGCCCATGAGCCGCAGCACGCTGACGGACCTCTTCCATCAGTCCGCGCAGGTGTTGCTGCCGCTCTCAACGCACCTCTTGCAAGACATTGCCGCCGCCGAGGTGGTGTGGGCCGATGAGACGCCCGTGCGCGTGCTGGACGTGAAGAAGATGCGCCAAGGCTACCTCTGGACCTTCCTCACCCAGACGCAGCAGGGCGAGTGGCTCATCGGCTACCGCTTCAGCCTGGGCCGGGCCAGCACGACGCCGAAGGACGTGCTGGGCGGCACCCGGGGCGCCCTCGTGGTGGATGCGTACACGGGCTACAACGCGGTGACGCTTCCCGAGGGGCGCGTCCGTGTCGGCTGCTGGGCGCACGTGCGCCGCCGCTTCTTTGACGCGCTTCCCACCGCGCCGGAAGCCCGCGAGGCGTTGGACTTCATCCTCGCCCTCTACCGCGTGGAAGCGCAGGCCCGCGACGCGGGCCTCGTGCGCACCGACGCGCACCGCGAGCTGCGCCAGCAGAAGAGTGCTCCCGTCCTCGCCACGCTGCACGCCTGGCTGGAGGAGCAGACGCCGCTCCATCCTCCGAAGGGGCCGCTGGGCCAGGCCCTCTCCTACGCCCGAAGACAGTGGGACGCGCTCACCCGATTCGTCTCCGACGCGCGCCTGCCCTTGGACAACAACCGCAGCGAGGCGGCGCTGCGAAAGGCGGCCCTGGGCAGGAAGAACTTCCTCTTCGTCGGCCACGAGGCCGCGGGGGAGAACCTCGCCGGCCTCTACGCCCTCGTCGCCACCTGCGAGGCCAACGGCGTCAATCCCGAGGACTACCTCGCCGACGTGCTGCTGCGCGTCCAGACGCACCCGAACGCCCGCATCGGCGAGCTGCTGCCTCACGAATGGAAGCGTCTGCGCGCAGCCGACGCATTCCAACGCCTCGCGTCTTAA
- a CDS encoding RHS repeat-associated core domain-containing protein, producing MMGMSSRRRLGLAVGLVLGWWSLPAVAQLAPTGGHYAGRASDTGTSPGAVNASGGYSASIPLEQPASRGGLPVPVAIGSGTRGVGAVGLGWDIPLSYIRRDTTFANRTPKLGTSLPTGREQVTLFLQGQVMDLVPRQVSAGPPADVQWVPRHDAADVLLKESAGLWTMYDGDGRAWTFTQPPSLSGTGLWLLTSITGADNTAVQLDYDVSVLSAPGVLQGLTLDLKQVRYNKHPSASCFKHEVTLNYGALAPAPLALSLMGERVFTRLRTLSTLDVSSRATCAGSPEKLRTYGFTYQADADTRQPRLASVAVFGRQGTPEQSIALPIASYAHGSATTGGRLTYAKSTSIPMPAGVDTTKLSSTGRDGTFTPPNSEVGSATWQSLTDVTGDGLPDLVYNKSGKLWVALNKPNALGAPTLGTVNAQLHDATFASGPFESRGATSMRFPDQVTATGKDRVWRQALDVNGDGRMDFIDAAEVPGQWVLYINTPGTGATGVTWARRSYSVIAVRDLLTSLGHSLPGGYLPLSSRFSGRDHTMRKCWVWNSQTLVWSPHTGSSCGPVPLGTVTSAEAEQTYTEWEVTDVNGDGFPDFVFNSSPVESRSPSPEYAGSFGGQVVYGDFATWVRPRADTANQVRAVFNVHGLLVDTGTPTFSTQVVLREGSCGVGLRTTGASMQRVLCGLMDVNGDGLIDRVEGATVHLGTGTGFALATLTLPSPGFVSVQENSQQQACTWPNPKPPASTPFPSSMTHGLRDLTGDGIPDYVSRIEGSSPAQWTVAVGTGTGFAPAVPIDVTGGAFTLSSQTERCDGQTSLTTGGLYDINGDGRPEVVRINGTALDVHELSSGVRPGKPEAGRLVQVGNGHGATTTIRYRSAKEDGTTKHQVPFPEIVVSAVQTSGGMGLGGDTAETRYAYGGAELVYDPASHAWGLPAYHRSVSMTTVSLNGKHEGYATVTDTYPLPAFDSSSKAARFARYRQVGKVRDVTTVTSVSLDPWTLLANDLSTNTRRLKASHVEWATRLFEEPTPTGTTQGSLDCMELAFPLDFLASWGQVSGSSTWYDTCAARGFSYARVNEAWRGTAAPPSTTHVATRTGVTDVDDHGRILNVKHSNDVYRSDDDICLETKYATPVGGTGPVKRVLLAPSSRRYWTCDKSPFTTYASESWRYDGLAQGSVSTGHLTSHLSDRRDGTGALLDTVPEYVASYDAAGNPQTIDRSREDGAWRTVELAHDEFGLALTEQSIDPSGLPSLITRYELDPVTLQGLVMTDANNTRYGITVDGYGRTVSATLQPPDGMLGVMSTTAYLGLTGGDPLGRRVVSKLFPNPVKPGAEQDTAGTVQTAFLDELGRLRRTESPLGSDYGTEVMISAERTYDSLGRVAFEADPYPVSQNAATAYGTTYHFNPDGTVLCSIRGNGPQAYTLTPNPGAERFPTCYSRAYVNNTEQVGLRDSASLTSTSPQANVLRTATLTGAGRLLSRTTTKAGAPLEHSTFTHDRLGQMTGMTRYQDPVGLTGPVSWSWTFDSFGQRLTWQEPGSALRTMTYSRWGEPLGVTWNEAVVAPFGARGMVRQYDSLGRLKHSEDRTLGVAIPDTAYDFFYDTGASPSPLVTPTNMLGRLSRMTSSVGDVAFSYDAYGRANARVYRDPQGTSYVERMELHGDGALDAITFQLPDNDYTEETVWYAYDTARRLMYAESRDAKGSRELYVARAFDPFGRVLNAVHGGVVESVGEYAMTGRRLPIRSVLGSSHGSREILHTSYDIMGRDAIRTEVVNGGAASAQTHFTYDALGRLAASRRYEGATLRSDWSYGYDALGNVLTQTDALSTADAAMSYSTVDRDRLCRIGHGNGGLGGTACNVTHDSVGNILQQPTRKGDPRQFGYFPSGGVRTITAAEGTASYRYGPLNVVRELNLNVAGKSARYTLKLGDFLELKQQVINGTSTRVLTRHIPGAGGILALRRGNGEDAWVFPFGGSRGTRYTADIQGRFIQDVDYAPFGEAKSSGVGPGSLYYTSDQWNGGDSLESFNLAHLGARLYDPVIGRFLSRDPLFVARTASTTHPYAFAMNDPVNRSDPSGLDPGCIGQECQGGGGFPGMPGGGGGPSGINDPSLYLPSAGGSMGGANPAAASRPIASTAAFTQAPSGAQTHPGRTLKVMAEALSGIQMDPSFSYDSLAAHGFTVGETLDMMMNTQRGMAIHNARANAGIDTVSSFTAGVGDAFAWMIPTKTLRSALGITSGDANPKVRLFGEIVGTIVNLGVMKFVQSVAVAANAERVLNAERLAYRGYLEKTVAPGVINPSGCKVNCLKVAVATDMTLAGVPTTAAAGMGDLALLEIQFGSNYIAVQSGGELAAAMSTWKNGSQAIIIGETSTMVDSGITLSHSFNAVKQYGRVYFVDAQAGMLADFSTYRGGFRILQTR from the coding sequence ATGATGGGGATGTCTTCGCGGCGTCGCCTGGGGCTGGCCGTGGGTCTTGTCCTGGGTTGGTGGTCGCTTCCGGCCGTGGCGCAGCTGGCACCCACGGGGGGCCACTACGCGGGCCGCGCTTCCGACACGGGCACCTCGCCCGGCGCGGTCAACGCCTCGGGCGGTTACTCCGCCTCCATTCCGCTGGAGCAGCCCGCCTCCCGGGGCGGGCTGCCCGTCCCGGTGGCCATCGGCTCCGGCACGCGGGGCGTGGGCGCGGTGGGCCTGGGCTGGGACATCCCGCTCTCGTACATCCGCCGGGACACGACGTTCGCGAACCGCACGCCGAAGTTGGGCACCAGCCTCCCCACCGGCCGCGAGCAGGTCACCCTCTTCCTCCAGGGCCAGGTGATGGACCTGGTGCCCCGGCAGGTGTCCGCGGGGCCTCCGGCGGACGTGCAGTGGGTGCCGCGCCATGACGCGGCCGACGTCCTCCTCAAGGAGTCCGCTGGCCTCTGGACGATGTACGACGGCGACGGTCGCGCCTGGACCTTCACCCAGCCCCCGTCGCTCTCCGGCACCGGCCTGTGGTTGCTGACGTCCATCACCGGCGCGGACAACACCGCCGTCCAGCTGGACTACGACGTCAGCGTCCTCTCCGCTCCGGGCGTGCTCCAGGGCCTCACGCTCGACCTGAAACAGGTGCGCTACAACAAGCACCCGTCCGCCAGCTGCTTCAAGCACGAGGTCACGCTCAACTACGGCGCCCTGGCCCCCGCGCCCCTGGCGCTCTCGCTCATGGGCGAGCGCGTGTTCACGCGGCTGCGCACGCTGAGCACGCTGGACGTCTCCAGCCGCGCCACCTGCGCCGGCTCCCCCGAGAAGCTGCGCACCTACGGCTTCACCTACCAGGCGGACGCCGACACGCGGCAGCCCCGCCTCGCCTCCGTCGCCGTGTTCGGGCGCCAGGGCACGCCCGAGCAGTCCATCGCGCTGCCCATCGCGTCCTATGCCCATGGCAGCGCCACCACGGGCGGCCGGCTCACCTACGCGAAGAGCACGTCCATCCCCATGCCCGCGGGCGTGGACACCACGAAGCTCTCCAGCACGGGGCGCGACGGCACGTTCACGCCGCCCAATTCGGAGGTCGGCTCCGCCACCTGGCAGAGCCTCACCGACGTCACGGGCGACGGCCTGCCCGACCTCGTCTACAACAAGAGCGGCAAGCTCTGGGTGGCCCTCAACAAGCCCAACGCGCTGGGCGCCCCCACGCTGGGCACCGTCAACGCGCAACTGCATGACGCCACCTTCGCCTCCGGCCCCTTCGAGTCCCGCGGCGCCACCTCGATGCGCTTCCCCGACCAGGTCACCGCCACCGGGAAGGACCGGGTGTGGCGTCAGGCGCTGGACGTCAACGGCGATGGCCGCATGGACTTCATCGACGCGGCGGAGGTCCCGGGCCAGTGGGTCCTCTACATCAACACTCCGGGCACCGGCGCCACGGGGGTGACGTGGGCGCGCCGCTCGTACTCCGTCATCGCGGTGCGCGACCTGCTCACCAGCCTGGGCCACTCGCTGCCCGGTGGCTACCTGCCCCTGTCCAGCCGCTTCAGCGGACGCGACCACACGATGCGCAAGTGCTGGGTGTGGAACAGCCAGACGCTGGTGTGGTCCCCCCACACGGGTTCGAGCTGCGGCCCCGTCCCGCTGGGCACGGTCACGTCCGCGGAGGCGGAGCAGACGTACACCGAATGGGAGGTGACGGACGTCAACGGCGACGGCTTCCCGGACTTCGTCTTCAACTCCTCGCCCGTCGAGTCGCGAAGCCCGAGCCCGGAGTACGCGGGCAGCTTCGGAGGCCAGGTCGTGTATGGCGACTTCGCCACCTGGGTGCGGCCTCGCGCGGACACGGCGAACCAGGTCCGCGCCGTGTTCAACGTCCACGGCCTCCTCGTCGACACCGGCACCCCGACCTTCTCCACCCAGGTCGTTCTGCGCGAGGGCTCCTGTGGCGTGGGCCTGAGGACCACGGGCGCCTCCATGCAACGGGTGTTGTGCGGCCTGATGGACGTGAATGGCGACGGACTGATTGACCGGGTGGAGGGCGCCACGGTCCACCTGGGCACCGGCACCGGCTTCGCCCTGGCGACGCTGACGCTGCCCTCTCCGGGCTTCGTCTCCGTCCAGGAGAACTCCCAGCAGCAGGCCTGCACCTGGCCCAACCCGAAGCCGCCCGCCAGCACCCCCTTCCCCTCCTCCATGACGCACGGGCTGCGAGACCTGACGGGCGACGGCATCCCGGACTACGTGTCGCGCATTGAAGGCAGCTCCCCCGCGCAATGGACCGTGGCCGTGGGCACCGGCACCGGCTTCGCGCCCGCGGTCCCCATCGACGTGACGGGCGGCGCGTTCACCCTGTCCAGCCAGACGGAGCGCTGTGACGGTCAGACGTCCCTCACCACCGGCGGCCTCTACGACATCAACGGCGACGGCAGGCCGGAGGTGGTGCGCATCAACGGCACGGCACTGGATGTCCATGAGCTCTCCAGCGGCGTCCGGCCCGGCAAGCCCGAGGCGGGGCGGCTCGTCCAGGTGGGCAACGGCCACGGCGCCACCACCACCATCCGCTACCGCTCCGCCAAGGAGGACGGCACCACGAAGCACCAGGTCCCCTTCCCGGAGATCGTCGTCTCCGCCGTACAAACCTCCGGCGGCATGGGGCTGGGCGGCGACACGGCGGAGACCCGCTATGCCTACGGCGGCGCGGAGCTGGTCTACGACCCGGCGAGCCACGCCTGGGGTCTGCCCGCCTACCACCGGTCGGTCTCCATGACGACCGTCTCCCTCAATGGCAAACACGAAGGCTACGCCACCGTCACGGACACGTACCCGCTGCCCGCCTTCGACAGCTCCAGCAAGGCCGCGCGCTTCGCGAGATACCGGCAGGTGGGCAAGGTGCGGGACGTCACCACCGTCACCAGCGTCAGCCTGGACCCCTGGACGCTGCTGGCCAACGACCTCTCCACCAACACCCGCCGCCTGAAGGCCTCCCACGTCGAGTGGGCCACGCGGCTCTTCGAGGAGCCCACCCCCACCGGCACCACCCAGGGGAGCCTGGACTGCATGGAGCTGGCCTTCCCGCTCGACTTCCTCGCCTCGTGGGGCCAGGTCTCCGGCTCCAGCACCTGGTACGACACCTGCGCCGCGCGCGGCTTCAGCTACGCGCGCGTCAACGAAGCCTGGCGCGGCACCGCCGCCCCGCCGTCCACCACCCACGTGGCCACCCGCACGGGGGTGACGGACGTGGACGACCATGGCCGCATCCTCAACGTCAAGCATTCCAATGACGTCTACCGGAGCGACGACGACATCTGCCTGGAGACGAAGTACGCCACGCCCGTGGGCGGAACCGGCCCGGTGAAGCGGGTGCTGCTGGCGCCCTCCAGCCGGCGCTACTGGACGTGTGACAAGTCGCCCTTCACGACGTACGCCTCGGAGTCCTGGCGCTACGACGGGCTGGCCCAGGGCAGCGTCTCCACGGGCCACCTCACCTCGCACCTGAGCGACCGCCGCGACGGCACCGGCGCGCTGCTGGACACGGTGCCCGAATACGTCGCCAGCTACGACGCCGCGGGCAATCCCCAGACCATTGATCGGTCGCGCGAGGACGGCGCATGGCGCACCGTGGAGCTCGCCCACGACGAGTTCGGCCTCGCCCTGACGGAGCAGAGCATCGACCCGTCGGGGCTCCCGTCGCTCATCACCCGGTACGAACTCGACCCGGTCACGCTCCAGGGGCTCGTCATGACCGACGCCAACAACACCCGCTACGGCATCACCGTGGACGGCTACGGGCGCACGGTGAGCGCCACCCTCCAGCCCCCGGACGGAATGTTGGGCGTGATGTCCACCACGGCCTACCTGGGCCTCACCGGCGGGGATCCGCTGGGCCGGCGCGTGGTGAGCAAGCTCTTCCCCAACCCGGTCAAGCCCGGCGCCGAGCAGGACACCGCGGGCACCGTGCAGACCGCGTTCCTGGACGAGTTGGGGCGCCTGCGGCGCACCGAGTCCCCGCTGGGCAGCGACTACGGCACCGAGGTGATGATCAGCGCCGAGCGCACCTATGACTCCCTGGGGCGCGTGGCTTTCGAGGCGGACCCCTACCCCGTCTCCCAGAACGCCGCCACGGCCTACGGCACCACCTACCACTTCAACCCGGATGGCACCGTGTTGTGCTCCATCCGGGGCAACGGCCCCCAGGCGTACACCCTCACGCCCAACCCGGGCGCGGAGCGCTTCCCCACCTGCTACTCGCGCGCGTACGTGAACAACACGGAGCAGGTGGGTCTGCGGGACTCCGCGTCCCTCACCTCCACCTCGCCCCAGGCGAACGTGCTGCGCACCGCGACGCTGACGGGCGCGGGGCGGCTCTTGTCGCGCACGACGACGAAGGCCGGCGCCCCGCTGGAGCACTCCACCTTCACCCATGACCGGCTGGGGCAGATGACGGGCATGACGCGCTACCAGGATCCGGTGGGGCTCACCGGGCCGGTGTCGTGGTCGTGGACCTTCGATTCGTTCGGGCAGCGGCTGACGTGGCAGGAGCCGGGCAGCGCGCTCCGGACGATGACGTACAGCCGCTGGGGCGAGCCGCTGGGGGTCACCTGGAACGAGGCCGTCGTCGCGCCCTTCGGAGCACGCGGCATGGTGCGCCAGTATGACTCCCTGGGCCGCCTCAAGCACTCCGAGGACCGCACCCTGGGCGTGGCGATTCCGGACACCGCCTACGACTTCTTCTACGACACGGGGGCCAGCCCCTCGCCGCTCGTCACCCCGACGAACATGCTGGGCCGGCTGTCGCGCATGACGTCCTCCGTGGGCGATGTCGCCTTCAGCTATGACGCCTATGGCCGCGCCAACGCACGCGTCTACAGGGACCCCCAGGGCACCTCGTACGTGGAACGGATGGAGCTGCACGGCGACGGCGCGCTGGACGCCATCACGTTCCAGTTGCCGGACAACGACTACACGGAGGAGACCGTCTGGTACGCCTACGACACCGCGCGCCGGCTCATGTACGCCGAGTCCAGGGATGCGAAGGGCAGCCGTGAGCTGTACGTGGCCAGGGCCTTCGACCCGTTCGGTCGGGTGCTCAACGCCGTCCACGGAGGCGTGGTGGAGTCCGTCGGGGAGTACGCCATGACGGGGCGGCGGCTGCCCATCCGCTCGGTCCTCGGCTCGTCCCACGGCTCGCGCGAGATCCTCCACACCAGCTACGACATCATGGGCCGTGACGCCATCCGCACGGAGGTCGTCAACGGCGGCGCGGCGAGCGCGCAGACGCACTTCACCTACGACGCGCTGGGCCGGCTCGCGGCCTCCAGGCGCTACGAAGGCGCCACGCTCCGGTCGGACTGGAGCTACGGCTATGACGCCCTGGGCAACGTGCTCACGCAGACCGACGCCCTGAGCACCGCCGACGCCGCCATGAGCTACTCCACCGTGGACCGGGACCGGCTCTGCCGCATCGGCCATGGCAACGGCGGCCTGGGCGGCACCGCGTGCAACGTCACCCATGACAGCGTGGGCAACATCCTCCAGCAGCCCACGCGCAAGGGAGACCCGCGGCAGTTCGGCTACTTCCCCTCGGGCGGCGTGCGCACCATCACTGCCGCGGAGGGCACGGCCAGCTACCGGTATGGGCCCCTGAACGTGGTGCGCGAGCTGAACCTGAACGTCGCCGGCAAGTCCGCCCGCTATACGTTGAAGCTGGGGGACTTCCTGGAGCTGAAGCAGCAGGTCATCAACGGCACGAGCACCCGGGTCCTCACCCGTCACATCCCGGGCGCGGGCGGCATCCTCGCCTTGCGGCGCGGCAACGGGGAGGACGCCTGGGTGTTCCCCTTCGGAGGGTCGCGCGGCACGCGCTACACCGCCGACATCCAGGGCCGCTTCATCCAGGACGTGGACTACGCGCCCTTCGGTGAAGCGAAGTCCAGCGGCGTCGGCCCGGGCTCGCTGTACTACACCAGCGACCAGTGGAACGGCGGCGACTCACTGGAGTCGTTCAACCTGGCCCACCTGGGCGCGCGGCTCTACGACCCGGTCATCGGCCGGTTCCTCTCCAGGGATCCGCTCTTCGTGGCCCGCACCGCGTCCACCACGCACCCCTACGCGTTCGCGATGAACGACCCGGTGAACCGCTCCGACCCCTCGGGCCTGGATCCGGGCTGCATCGGTCAGGAGTGCCAGGGCGGCGGCGGCTTCCCGGGCATGCCGGGCGGAGGCGGCGGCCCCAGCGGCATCAACGACCCGAGCCTGTACCTGCCGTCTGCCGGAGGCTCCATGGGGGGCGCGAACCCGGCGGCGGCTTCGAGGCCCATCGCCTCCACCGCGGCGTTCACCCAGGCCCCCTCCGGTGCCCAGACGCATCCAGGGCGGACGCTGAAGGTGATGGCGGAAGCCCTCTCCGGCATCCAGATGGACCCCTCGTTCAGCTACGACTCCCTCGCGGCGCATGGCTTCACGGTCGGGGAGACCCTCGACATGATGATGAACACCCAGCGGGGGATGGCCATCCACAACGCCCGAGCGAACGCGGGGATCGACACGGTGTCGAGCTTCACCGCGGGGGTGGGCGACGCCTTCGCGTGGATGATCCCCACCAAGACCCTCCGCTCCGCGCTGGGCATCACGTCCGGGGACGCGAACCCCAAGGTCCGGCTGTTTGGTGAAATCGTCGGCACCATCGTCAACCTGGGCGTCATGAAGTTCGTCCAATCCGTGGCGGTCGCGGCCAACGCGGAGCGGGTCCTCAACGCGGAGCGGCTCGCCTATCGGGGGTACCTCGAAAAGACGGTCGCCCCAGGCGTCATCAACCCGTCCGGCTGCAAGGTGAACTGCCTCAAGGTGGCGGTCGCGACGGATATGACCCTCGCCGGAGTGCCGACCACCGCCGCCGCCGGCATGGGGGACCTCGCCCTGCTCGAAATCCAGTTCGGCTCCAATTACATCGCCGTCCAGTCTGGAGGAGAGCTCGCCGCCGCCATGAGCACCTGGAAGAACGGCTCCCAGGCCATCATCATCGGCGAAACCAGCACGATGGTGGACTCCGGCATCACACTGAGCCACTCGTTCAACGCGGTGAAACAGTACGGGCGCGTCTACTTCGTGGATGCCCAGGCGGGCATGCTCGCCGACTTCTCCACCTACAGGGGGGGCTTCCGCATCCTCCAGACGCGCTGA
- a CDS encoding SRPBCC family protein, with translation MRLTESIVIHCPRDRVFAYTQDHGQRLAWDTFLREAVLLDGATEAGPGVKAWCLSKHGLGMETQYVSFSPPEVTAGRNHGHCPPRPPTS, from the coding sequence ATGAGGCTCACGGAGTCCATTGTCATCCACTGCCCGCGAGACCGCGTGTTCGCGTACACGCAGGACCATGGACAGCGGCTCGCCTGGGACACGTTCCTGCGCGAAGCGGTGCTGCTGGACGGCGCGACCGAGGCGGGCCCGGGCGTGAAGGCGTGGTGCCTGTCGAAGCACGGCCTGGGCATGGAGACGCAGTACGTGTCCTTCAGTCCGCCGGAGGTGACGGCGGGCAGGAACCACGGTCACTGCCCGCCCCGTCCGCCGACGAGCTGA